AAAGAAAGGAGAACTTCTTGGGTTGAAAGAACTTTGTTCTGGAATATCACAGGAGAAGAAATTAGAAAGTGGTGGAATTTTAGTAGTAATTTTACCTCCAagtattataaattatGGAGGAAACAGTAAAGTAAATCCAAActttaaagaattagaCCAAGGAGTCCCTCTCTCGGGAATTCTATATGAAGATTCAggaataaattttttcgtttcaaagaatgaaataaaatctattaaagagttaatattaatttaagaaAGTAGTTAAGTATTTaagtaaatataatatagaATAGGATAGAATACTAAGCctaatatataatattaagcGTGAGACATCTAAAATCCCATACCTCCAAACATCTTCTGAAAATCTGGAGAACCCTGGAACTTATCCATTTCCCTCATCATATTCATCATATTTTGAGCTCCTCCCATATGTTTAAATATTCTGGGGTCAATAGCCTTTTGCATCTTTTGTATGAGTTGAGTAGGATTCTTCATAATAGATGACATATCCAATCCTCCTTTCTTTCCTAAACCAAGCTTACCAATCTGTCCAACCATCTTGGAGAACATTTTATGCTGAGAAAGAAGTTCTTGAACATCTTGATTAGAAGTTCCACTTCCCCTGGAAATACGCTCTACTCTGGAAGCATTAATCGTCTTTTCATTATCTAATTCACTTTCTGTCATAGAATCCATAATGACCATGAATTTCTTAAGCCTTTCTATACCCGCCTGTTCATCTTCTTTTGCAAGGATATTTGGACCCATTCCAGGAATCATAGACAAAAGAGCACTTGGAGAACCCATATTCAACATATTCTGGAACTGTTCGTACATATCTCTCAAAGTAAATATACCTTGAACAAGCCTATTAACCATATCTGGCTGTCTATCTAAGGGAACAACTTCGTTAATCTTAGCCATTAAACCACTAATATCTCCAAGTCCAAGTAATCTGGAAACGAATCCTTTGGTTTCAAAAGGTTCAAACTCATCAAAATGCTCTCCAGTTCCAATAAAGATGATTGGAGCTCCAGTTGCAGCAACAGCTGAAAGTGCTCCTCCTCCCTTGGCATGTCCATCTAATTTGGTAATAATTACACTTCCAACATCAACTGCATTGCAGAATGCCATAGCTTGATCGTAACAAGCTTGTCCAATATGACTATCCATAACAAAAACAACATCGTCAGGATTAGTTTCCATCACAACTTGTTCCATTTCCACAAATAAAGACGATTCCTGTTTGTGACGACCAGAAGTATCTACGATAATTAAGTCATAACCTTCTTTTCTGAATTCCCTAACACCATCACGAGCAATCTTGACAGGATCAGTCTCTGTATAACTTCCATAGAATGGAATCTTAACTTTTGTGGCGTTTTGTTTAAGCTGATCAAAAGCACCAGCTCTGAAGGTATCAGCACAAACTAGAGCAGTTTTCCAACCTCTCCTTTGGTAATAGTTGGCAAACTTTGTACAGGTTGTTGTCTTTCCTGAACCCTGAAGACCAACAAAGACTATAACATTGGACTTATCTCTCTGAGGAACATAGGGAGTTCTACTGGGAGTCAGTATATTAACTAATTCCTCCACAACGGCACTTTGAATCTGTCGGCGTCTATTTGAGCCTCCTACTGAATCTTCCTGTTCCACAGCTTTCTTAATATTGTTTCTAAGTTGAGCAACCAACTTAACATTAACATCTGCCTTGAGAAGAGCCGTTGCAATTTCCTTCAAGCACAGGTCTATAGCAGCTTCATCGGCAATAGTGCTGGATTGGAACTTCCGAATAGCCGAGGCGAGTTGACCTCCCAAATCTGCCAAAACCATTAGGAATACTTTAAAATATGATTCTTCTTTAGGATAGAGCGGTGTTTAACTTATATTAGTTGTTAATTATGGCCAAATTTTGCCGAATTCAGGAggattttatttctttgtTTAATTGCCTTTTCAGACAAATATAGTTGGGCAAGATTTCCCGCGACTTTTCAACAAAAATTCGAGGACCCCAGAAAAGAGGTAATTTGACAACTAACAAAGAAATCTGTTTCACACGTAAAAAAGAATGTGAAAACCTTCATAAGAAATGAGAAacataatattttaagaaTTAGTAAAATCTTAGCAGTAACTTGCTATAGCAGTAGTTCAAATGCGTTATCAATTCTACTCGTAATGAATGCTATTACCTATTGTTCAAAAATATACTATAACGGCTTTACTTGAGTTACACAGGGGCTTAGAGTCACAATTCCCAGCTCACGAATTTATTCCAACACTTGCCCTCGTAAAGACCTATTGCACACTGACTACCTGAGTTTTTCTgcaagaaaaaagaaagaaagcgccaaaattcaatttcctTGTTTTAAACTGATCTACACTGACCTGACCTTACCTTACCTGATTCTATTTTAAGAAAGGGAATGGAATTTTCTCAAAGTGAGAATGGGATAATTAAGTCAGAAGCATATTGAATTGTCTTCTCTCCATTAAATTTGGCTCTAAAGTAGTGGTAAGCAAAATCTAAGAGAATACctatattaaagatttggACAGCTATATTATAATTCCTGGACTCATGAGGCATTCTAAATAAAGGCATTGAAATCCAGTAAAATAGTGCCAGAACCTTTAGTATGAATTCAAATACCACAAATAAGGCTAAATGCTCAGAAACTTTTCTTGGACTTTTAATATGGAACATATATAATTGAGGAACAAGAGCTAATGCTCTAACTGCGTCATCATAAGCTAGGAGGGAAGTAATTAAACCGAGCCTTCTTCTGGTCCTAAACATtaagaaaatgaaagagAGTGGAATGGCTAAAATGTAAAGTACAAGCCAGTATAAAGATCCAGAAATTAATCCTGTAATACCAGTAGGCTTGATTTTTCCAGCCCTTTCACCATTTCGCATCGCATCCTTATCTACAGATTTAGAACCCATGATAGAAAGTATCCTCACTAGAATATTTAGTCCAAAAGTATCATATTGATCTTCAATagaatttgagaatttttTCCAAACAGTATATAAGCATAAAACCGATAAAAATGTAGAAATTATATCAATTTGGAATGACCAATCCAAAGTAATTCCAGTATATAAAGAAAACCAAACATTGAGAAGAGCGCCACAGAACTCAGAAAAACATAATGCACATAATGTTTGCATGGAAATTCCTAACGCACTTCTATCACTGTATACCTTGAAAGTGATCACTCCATAACAGGTAATGCACATTAAAGCATGGAACCAACTACAAGCATCGTGAACCCAGACATATTTGTTCAAAGATAGAAACAAAAAGTTCTTTTTATTAGAGCTTTCATTTTGTGAGGAATTTTGAGTGCTGGTGGTTCCTTGGTCTTCTGCTAAGATCTGGGAGATGTTTGCAAGGAAAATAACCAGTAAAAAACATGAAAAAATCACCTTTTTGCAAGAAGCACCTTTTAATATAGCCaacattttaatatatattttttagcTTCACACAAACCGATAACATTTTGAATCAGAGCACTCAAGCGCCAGTTGCATTATCCGgttgaaaaaattattaaattttcaacACAATTTCGTAAATgacaaaataaatttattaatatttgaggggaaaaatccaaaaaaaGCGGCTCATGTACAATCTATAGATATTTTTCCTCCTTCCCATGTATTTACatatttattcttaatttatttctctCTATTGCTTGATATTTCTTCGGTCACATGTTATACCTGGTTTGTGTGAATAACCGCTCaacttaaataattattttaattaaatataccTGGAGgaattcatcaaaaaaaacaaatatatgtatatatattatatataaacgAATATATAAAGTTATTGCTGTTAATATAGCATTATTTATCGATCAATTTCTTAGAAATCCCGTAGTTTGTTTTAACATAGTTTGTGATGTCTTCAATCTTCACTTCAGATGAGTCTCTAGTTAACATTCTATGCACCCCTGATAATAAACTACTGTCTATACATTCCTCCACTATCATTCCTATTGCTTGAATTACTTTTCCATCTATTTTTTGACTAGGTTCGGACGATATTTTTGGTCGGTTTTGGATTGATTCCTTAAGAACTTTCGAGGTAATGTGAACGATTTCATTCCTAGTGTTCATTTTATGTcctattttgtttttagaAAACTCTCTAACCGATATTTATAGccttttcaatttttacTTGATCATAGACTAATtcgaataatattttatcttttcATTTCTATTGTTACCTTGGTAATACTAAGTTAAAATGGCGGtaactttaaaaattttaatatatttactgcgtaatattttatcaattcgaatcagaaaataatacaaaacAACACAAGTAGTCAAGAAGGAGCAATGACTCAGACGATTagttttttattaaaataatataggaagagaaaatataaatttttttcctccTCCCGTAGTTATAAATTCCccttaatttttttgtttttagaATTTAACGATCTGTTAAACCTGGAACCctcattttctttctccCATATTCACTAATCATCCAAAATCAACCAAATTACGAGCatatttgcatgcaaatattCTTACACgtatttcctttttttcatgtggacaatttttttatacCGGCATTGCAAATATGTCATAGAAAAAGTTGCATGCTGCAGCGGTAATGTCACAATGTTAGCTTGAAgaatttcttaaaaaaatatgggAATTTTGTGAAATTggagaaaatgaaaaattaagTAGAGATTGacataaaattaaaagtatTAGGGGAATTAAGTGAGAATGAGTTGACAATATTGAACAAATTCAACATAATTTATAAGTTTGAAATATggtttttcttttttaaaatgaGAAGCATTTTCGAATAAGAATTGGTCCCGGACCTTTCctagaagaaaataataaatataacaataatttgatatatatataagtaaaatttcaataaaataagGAGATTCTATAAAGTATTATATTTGGTGgctatttttttaataatatttttaactcATTTTAAGACAGAGGCTTGGGTAAAAAATAGAGGGAGtcataaatatataaatagaGTTTAAATTTCCAGtattaacaaataaaataaaaggatctttaaaagaagaattttttaagttttttggtttttttaatttgttatttACTGAACTATCATTAAAGTGTGTGATATTATTCACCCAAGTAggtaatttaatattaaaaaattggtGCAAGCTATAGTCGTATacagaagaaaaaaatccATAAAATTTAAACTATAAGCATATAATTTTGgtaaattaaatcattaatctcttattattctttgaaaCAAACAGTCTGGATTTTAATTAACAAAGTTAGAAATGTCAGCATTCATAGAAAGCGAGGTAAGTTAGTTTTTAAATACCATTGGAAACCTaactaaataataaatacaataaatTGAAGAGAGAAAAGTGTAAATTCATGTATTTTCTCTTCAATACATTCTATTTACTTGGCGTTTCTGATGATGATTATGagaatattctttttagCCTTTCCCTATcagataaaaaaaaaggaatcATAGGCTAATGTGAAAATTCTCtcaatttttaaattaaaaaataaattttaactatttaataaacttttATTTGCAGAAATCAGAACATCTTTTATCAAGAGGAAGAAAAGTTGGAAGATGCCCGGATGAACATTGTAGATCAAAATCTCCAAGCGGTCAGCCAGGAAAATCAGTTGAAGAATTATGTACATGCGGAAAACATATTTGCCCAGCTCCATTACatgattcaatttcttttcagGCTGAGAGCTCCTATAACACAGAATTTAAGCAGTGGGAACTACCAACTTTCCCAAAGCCAGTTCCAGAAGAGTTGCCAAAATCTATCCCTTTTGACTCTGATTCTAGTTACCATATGGACTATCGAAAGTGGGACTTACCAAAAAAGATTGTCAGACCACCAGAGCAATTCTCTGAATCACCTGAAAATCGTGACTTCATGACAAGTTACCAAAGTAACTTTAAGCAATGGGAACTTCCAAAATTCAAGAAACCTCAGCCACCTCCAGAAGTCGTTTCTTCTCCTTATGGCAACATCAATTCAGTCTACAGAGAAAATTATCAGCAATGGGATCTCCCTAAAAAGATTGTTAACCCCTCTGAAATTTACAGTCCATCTAAGGAGGATCGAAATTTTGAGACAGTCTACAGGAACTCCTATCAAGGCGTACAACCTCCCGTCTGCCCTGTTAGTCTTCTTCCCCCTATTCCTCATCCTCCTCCTGGCAGACATACTATGTTTTGGGATTCAGTCTCTAAAAATTGGTACTAGGCATTTCAATTATCACAAAAAGATAAATCTAAATGAGAGGAGATTAGGAGAGGGtagaattaaatgaagaagattttaatataatcaCAACAAATCAGGAACTTTGGTCTATGACATGGCTTGCCATAATATTCTACACCTTCCTGATTATCCTCTTACAAGTTCCCGTCATCCAACTCATTCTcaaactattttttttagctCTCACAGAAAGTACAAAAACAACTACAACTATTTCTAGagatattaaatttattagttTATTTTATGGATCCTTATTGCTTTGGTTTATTTCTTGCATGCAGCATTTCAACCTGTTACgctttaattgaaaatggtTCCATGCAATTTCttaacaataaatatttacgtgcgcttttttttttttcctttatgcatttaaatttagaaaacagtcaattttaataataaattactcCTTGTAAGGCTCAATAAGAAATTGTCAATCGTattatttgcatgcaaaatgCCACCATTCGATTTCTTAATGTTTTTAAAACCCAAGTAATACTTGAAGCGAAgtaaaaaatttgtttatgCACACACAAAACAAGAAAGGAAATAAATCGCTAATTTTGttctttatttcctttttcCATTCCCTCGAACTATGACTTATTTAACCTCCACGAAATTTTCACAAACTCTACAAATGCAATTTTTTAGTCCTACAAATTCCTCAAATAGCGACTGAAAAAATCATCAAACTCTCCAGTTCTTCAATTCTTCCAGCTCTTCTTATTCTTGTTccatataataatttattaattctaatttgAACATTCTAATTGCTGCTTAATAAATTGACTAGACATACGTGAGGAATTTTAGGCGCCATAACCCCTCACAAAAAAAGCTGAAAAAAATAGAGGGAAATAGGACTACATTGGAAGCAAACGATtaagttaataattaattctccAAACGGAAGGATTTGTGATGTCCTTAGATCCGAGTCAACTTTCGCAGCTGGAAGGGCTGTGTGAGTCTTTCTATGGGTAAGTTTACAAACAACTAGTGAAAGCAAAAAAGCGTTTTTAAAAGTGGGGTCTTAGGTTTTCACTAGGAATAGATCTTGTAAATTCTTGTgatttttaactttaatttttattttcttaaCTAAAATTGCAGGGGAGATGTGAATCAGCAAAAACAGGCTCACGAGGTTTTGCTTCCCTTGACATGTAATCTTGGATGTCTGACTCAGCTCCAAGCTTTGCTTGCCCAAAGCAGCAATCCCCACGCCTTAATGTTTGCTGCAACAGGTCTTTCTAAGCTCTTTACGTCTTGTTGGGCTCAAATTCCAGATAATCAAAAAGAGGAAACCAAAacatttctattaaattaCCTCTATAAGTGTGGTCCTGATATGTTACGTTCAGCTCCTTATTTGGTTGGCCACTATGTTCGTCTTTTGGCTCAGTTGGTGAAATTCGGGCTTCTAGACTCCTTGTCTCCTAGGCCAACAATTACCGATCAAGTTGGGCAGTTTCTAAGTGCTTCCACTTCTCATTGGATCATTGGTTTAATAATCTTTACGACTTTGACTCAAGAGATGCAAACTTCTACAGGTTTATACTTTGCAAAGTATAGAAGGGCCGCAATACTATTCAGAGATACTTCTCTTCCAGTAATATTTCAGATTGCAATTAAAACTCTTCGTCAGTTCCACTTAGGAAGCGTTTCAGTTTCTACTCAGCATGAAGAGTATAGACTTCTTCGCCAGGTACTGCAATTAACCCTTTGCTGTCTTTCTTATGACTTTATGGGAACAGTACCTGATGAAACATCTGAGGAGCAGAATACAGTTATGATTCCCCATTCCTGGACAATTCTCAGGGAGGAATATATTCCCATAATATTCTTTGATATCTATGCAAAATGCTGCTCTCCGAACAGTTCCATGCCAGATTGTGCTTCAATCTGTCTCCAATGTCTCATCCTTTACTCCTCAGTTAGAAGATCCTTCTTCCCTACCCAAGCTGATAGAACTCGTTCTTTAGCAGCTCTAATGACTGGTACAGCTGGTATCATCCAAACTAAGATGGGCCTTGAACACGAGAGCTGCTATCATGAACTTTGCAGACTTTTGGGGAAGCTTAACACTGCAAACCAGCTCACAGAACTCTCGTCTTCGGAAGCATTTGGACTCTGGATAGACCAGGTTTACAATTTTACTATTAAGTCTCTTGAGGAATGGAGCGTCTTACCAAACAGTAAGCATTATCTCCTTGGTCTTTGGAGTCATATGGTTATCCCTTTACTCTACCAAGGGGATAGAGCTCCACAGAATCTTGAAAAGTATATCCATCATATAACAGTCACCTTCATCCAAAGTAGGATGAAGCTTGCTGAGGCAATTGCTAGAGGCTCGGATGTAGAAGACCCTCTGGAAAGCGAAGTTGCAAGAACTGAGCAGCTTGATGTTCTTTCTCAATTGAGTAGATGCCAATACCACGAAACTGCAGAATTCATTGTACAGCTCTTTGAACAGGTTACAGATGCAGCTAAAAACGGCAGCATTTCTCAGGATTGCtttatttctcaaattaCCTGGTGTGTGTATATGCACGGAGCTTTAATTGGAGGACATAGCATTAAGTTAAGAAGACCTTTACTCCCTAGTGGCTCTTCATCCTCATCGGGAACTAGCAGACCAGATCAGAAGAACCAGGTATCACACCATGTTTTGAACGGAAAGCTCGCTAGACTTGTCTTTGGCCTCTCTCAACAAACTGACCAACTTCCAGAGACACCTGAGTCATTAGAATTGGCCTATCTCTATTTCTTGGAGCAGTTTAGAAAGGTTTGTCTCGGAGATTACGCAAAACAATTTATTCAGCCTGAGACTGAGGACGCCACCTTGGCATCAATTCTGGGCGTCCAATCTGATGATGATGTTTTGAGCCTCATTATAAGCAAGATTGGAAGGAATCTACAAGCCAAGAGTAATATGGAGAGTGTAGTTCAAAAGACTCTTTCTCTATTTCACGAATTGGTAGCTGGGATCTCGATCGTCCAGTATACTGACAGAACTACCCATCTCATAGTTTCTGGACGACTTCTTCTCAAAAATGAACAAGTCAAGAAGATACTTTGCAACCATGCTTCTCCAGAGTTTGCTTTCCTGAACAATCCAAGATATGGTAGACATAGGACTTCTTACTATTTCACCCTATCAAAACTCTTGTTCTTAGAGTCAAAGGAGGAAGAGCCTGGAACTCAGCCTATAACAACTTTTGAAGACTTCATGAAACCTTTAGAGAAAGTTTTTACTTTGATCTGGGATGAAATAATCCTCGGAAACAATTCTTCGAATGGGGGGGGATATAATATTGGACAGTTCAGGGTTCCATTAATGGCTTTGGCAAGAGACTTAAGAGGCATTTGTATGGCTTGTGTAGGCCCTGAAAGCTACAACCAACTTTTTAATTGGTTAGTAAATCGACCTAAACAGCTTGGACAGAGTAGAATTCATCTATTCACTTGGGCAGCTGACAAACTCTGGGAGGACTCTGATGTAATGAATGCTTTGCTCAAGTTCATGGCCGAGTTTGTAGACAACAAATCCCAAAGAATAAACTTTGATAAAGCCTCTCCAAATGGAATTCTATTATTCAAAGAagtttcttcattaatttgCACTTATGGCTCCAGAATCTTATCTAAACCTGATTCATCCTTCCAGAATATCTATAAGGAAAAGTATAAAGGTTTAGCTACAACGTTAGCTATGCTCTGTCATGCTTTATCTGGAGGATATACAAATTTTGGAGTTTTTGAAGTTTATCAAGACCAATCACTGGAAAACGCTTTGCAACTTGCCTGTAGGATGTGTTTGGTGATTCCTGAGCATGATTTACAGTCATATATTAAGAGCCTCAAGTCTTATTATGAATTCTTAGAACTTGCAACTAGGTGCTTCATGTCCACATTCATCACTTCATTGGAGCCACAAAATCTTGCAACCATTTGTTACTCAATTGAATCTGGTCTGTGTGCTGTTGACAATGTGGTTCTTCTTGCCTGCTGTGCCACTTTGGATCATTTTGTAAGCTTCATTTTCACGACTCTTGAGAAGGAAAAGATTGTCCTTCCTAATGGAATGGGAGTTTCTAGAAATAACGATAATATGAATTATGAACTCGGAGGAGGAAGCCCATCTCTAGTTCAGCAAGGGTCTACCCCTGAAGGAAAAGCTGTATATAGGTTTATGACTGAACAACCCAATGCTTTGATTAGAATCATGCAGTTAATGTTCAATTTAATTACGACAGGGGATCTCAGTACTTGGACCTTTTCAAGGTCTTTGCTAGGGATGATTCTTCTATTTAACAATGAATTTCAGAACATCCAACAACAGCTTATTAACCAGCAGGTTGATGAAAAGAAAGCCAAGTATCAATCTCTTATTCAAGACCTTCTTAAAGGGACCGATGGAACCCTCTCAGCAGTTAGCAAAGATGCCTTTACAAGAAATCTCCATTTCTTTGCCCACTCAATTCGTTCAAATTC
This Cryptosporidium parvum Iowa II chromosome 7, whole genome shotgun sequence DNA region includes the following protein-coding sequences:
- a CDS encoding SRP54. signal recognition 54. GTpase., which translates into the protein TPLYPKEESYFKVFLMVLADLGGQLASAIRKFQSSTIADEAAIDLCLKEIATALLKADVNVKLVAQLRNNIKKAVEQEDSVGGSNRRRQIQSAVVEELVNILTPSRTPYVPQRDKSNVIVFVGLQGSGKTTTCTKFANYYQRRGWKTALVCADTFRAGAFDQLKQNATKVKIPFYGSYTETDPVKIARDGVREFRKEGYDLIIVDTSGRHKQESSLFVEMEQVVMETNPDDVVFVMDSHIGQACYDQAMAFCNAVDVGSVIITKLDGHAKGGGALSAVAATGAPIIFIGTGEHFDEFEPFETKGFVSRLLGLGDISGLMAKINEVVPLDRQPDMVNRLVQGIFTLRDMYEQFQNMLNMGSPSALLSMIPGMGPNILAKEDEQAGIERLKKFMVIMDSMTESELDNEKTINASRVERISRGSGTSNQDVQELLSQHKMFSKMVGQIGKLGLGKKGGLDMSSIMKNPTQLIQKMQKAIDPRIFKHMGGAQNMMNMMREMDKFQGSPDFQKMFGGMGF
- a CDS encoding protein with signal peptide and 6 transmembrane domains (no close homologs) gives rise to the protein MLAILKGASCKKVIFSCFLLVIFLANISQILAEDQGTTSTQNSSQNESSNKKNFLFLSLNKYVWVHDACSWFHALMCITCYGVITFKVYSDRSALGISMQTLCALCFSEFCGALLNVWFSLYTGITLDWSFQIDIISTFLSVLCLYTVWKKFSNSIEDQYDTFGLNILVRILSIMGSKSVDKDAMRNGERAGKIKPTGITGLISGSLYWLVLYILAIPLSFIFLMFRTRRRLGLITSLLAYDDAVRALALVPQLYMFHIKSPRKVSEHLALFVVFEFILKVLALFYWISMPLFRMPHESRNYNIAVQIFNIGILLDFAYHYFRAKFNGEKTIQYASDLIIPFSL
- a CDS encoding STOP repeat protein involved in microtubule stabilization (possible variant metal binding site at N-terminus), with product KINFNYLINFYLQKSEHLLSRGRKVGRCPDEHCRSKSPSGQPGKSVEELCTCGKHICPAPLHDSISFQAESSYNTEFKQWELPTFPKPVPEELPKSIPFDSDSSYHMDYRKWDLPKKIVRPPEQFSESPENRDFMTSYQSNFKQWELPKFKKPQPPPEVVSSPYGNINSVYRENYQQWDLPKKIVNPSEIYSPSKEDRNFETVYRNSYQGVQPPVCPVSLLPPIPHPPPGRHTMFWDSVSKNWY
- a CDS encoding nuclear pore protein RBP16/17 (RAN binding protein 16/17), which produces NCRGDVNQQKQAHEVLLPLTCNLGCLTQLQALLAQSSNPHALMFAATGLSKLFTSCWAQIPDNQKEETKTFLLNYLYKCGPDMLRSAPYLVGHYVRLLAQLVKFGLLDSLSPRPTITDQVGQFLSASTSHWIIGLIIFTTLTQEMQTSTGLYFAKYRRAAILFRDTSLPVIFQIAIKTLRQFHLGSVSVSTQHEEYRLLRQVLQLTLCCLSYDFMGTVPDETSEEQNTVMIPHSWTILREEYIPIIFFDIYAKCCSPNSSMPDCASICLQCLILYSSVRRSFFPTQADRTRSLAALMTGTAGIIQTKMGLEHESCYHELCRLLGKLNTANQLTELSSSEAFGLWIDQVYNFTIKSLEEWSVLPNSKHYLLGLWSHMVIPLLYQGDRAPQNLEKYIHHITVTFIQSRMKLAEAIARGSDVEDPLESEVARTEQLDVLSQLSRCQYHETAEFIVQLFEQVTDAAKNGSISQDCFISQITWCVYMHGALIGGHSIKLRRPLLPSGSSSSSGTSRPDQKNQVSHHVLNGKLARLVFGLSQQTDQLPETPESLELAYLYFLEQFRKVCLGDYAKQFIQPETEDATLASILGVQSDDDVLSLIISKIGRNLQAKSNMESVVQKTLSLFHELVAGISIVQYTDRTTHLIVSGRLLLKNEQVKKILCNHASPEFAFLNNPRYGRHRTSYYFTLSKLLFLESKEEEPGTQPITTFEDFMKPLEKVFTLIWDEIILGNNSSNGGGYNIGQFRVPLMALARDLRGICMACVGPESYNQLFNWLVNRPKQLGQSRIHLFTWAADKLWEDSDVMNALLKFMAEFVDNKSQRINFDKASPNGILLFKEVSSLICTYGSRILSKPDSSFQNIYKEKYKGLATTLAMLCHALSGGYTNFGVFEVYQDQSLENALQLACRMCLVIPEHDLQSYIKSLKSYYEFLELATRCFMSTFITSLEPQNLATICYSIESGLCAVDNVVLLACCATLDHFVSFIFTTLEKEKIVLPNGMGVSRNNDNMNYELGGGSPSLVQQGSTPEGKAVYRFMTEQPNALIRIMQLMFNLITTGDLSTWTFSRSLLGMILLFNNEFQNIQQQLINQQVDEKKAKYQSLIQDLLKGTDGTLSAVSKDAFTRNLHFFAHSIRSNSL